A genome region from Stenotrophomonas maltophilia includes the following:
- a CDS encoding phage holin family protein, whose product MSENNTQAPDPAATPPLDESIRQVGAAGRAAADSAKHTVRSLRRLASADFALARSAFGRALAWAGVAIVFGASAWLLMAATLIALLESWGLSWLQALLITSLLSLAITGYAIWRVSYFFHHTGMHATRRQLSRLGLFDEPSEDDPDAGVQLPEGKP is encoded by the coding sequence GTGAGCGAAAACAACACGCAAGCGCCTGATCCGGCGGCCACCCCGCCGCTGGATGAGAGCATCCGCCAGGTCGGCGCGGCCGGTCGTGCCGCTGCCGATTCGGCCAAGCACACCGTGCGCTCGCTGCGCCGGTTGGCTTCGGCCGACTTCGCGCTGGCCCGCAGTGCGTTCGGTCGTGCGCTGGCCTGGGCCGGCGTGGCGATCGTATTTGGTGCCTCGGCGTGGCTGCTGATGGCCGCCACCCTCATCGCACTGCTGGAGAGCTGGGGCCTGAGTTGGCTGCAGGCCCTGCTGATTACCTCGCTGCTGAGCCTGGCCATCACCGGCTATGCGATCTGGCGGGTGTCGTACTTCTTCCACCACACCGGCATGCATGCCACCCGGCGCCAGCTGTCACGCCTGGGCCTGTTCGACGAGCCCAGCGAAGACGACCCCGATGCCGGCGTGCAGCTGCCCGAGGGCAAGCCATGA